The Starkeya sp. ORNL1 DNA window CACCACGCCCGCGCCAACCGTGCCGAGGCCGGCGATGCCAATCTTGAGCGCGGGCGCCATGGAACGATCCGAAAACGCAACGAAATCCGGGGTACGGGCACTGCCCCGGACCCGGAAGCCCAGGGGATCAGCGCGCCGCGGCGAGAGGGACGACGTTGTGCAATGTTTCCGCGCCCGATTCAAGGAAGCGGCGGACATTGCGCGCCGCCTGGCGGATGCGCTGCTCGTTCTCCACCAGGGCGATGCGGACATAATCGTCGCCGTGCTCGCCGAAGCCGACGCCCGGCGCCACGGCGACATCCGCCTTCTCGATCAACAGCTTGGAGAACTCCAGGCTGCCCAGCGAACGGAATTTCTCCGGGATCGGCGCCCAGGCGAACATCGAGGCGTTGGGCGAGGGAATCTCCCACCCGGCCCGGCCGAAGCTGTCGACGAGGGCGTCGCGGCGCTTCTTGTAGACCTCGCGCATCTCGGCGATGCAGTCCTGCGGGCCATTGAGCGCGGCGGTCGCCGCCACCTGGATCGGCGTATAGGCGCCATAGTCGAGATAGGACTTCACCCGCGCCAGCGCCGCGATCAACCGCTCATTGCCGACCGCGAAGCCCATGCGCCAGCCGGCCATGGAGAAGGTCTTGGACATCGAGGTGAACTCCACCGTCACATCCATGGCGCCCGGAACCTGCAGCACCGAGGGCGGCGGGTTGTCGTCGAAATACACCTCGGAATAAGCGAGGTCGGACAGCACGATGAGGTCGTGCTTCTTCGCGAACGCCACGACGTCGCGATAGAAATCGAGGTCGGCGACGCAGGCGGTCGGGTTCGACGGGTAGCAAAGTACCAGCGCCAGCGGCGAGGGAATCGAATGCGCCACGGCGCGCTCCAGCGCGTGGAAGAAGTCCGGTCCCGGCTCACATGGTACCGAGCGGATCGCCGCACCAGCCATAAGGAAGCCGAAGGCGTGGATCGGATAGCTCGGGTTCGGCACCAGGATCACGTCGCCCGGCGCAGTGATGGCCTGCGCCATATTGGCGAAGCCTTCCTTGGAGCCGAGCGTGGCGACCACCTGGCGCTCCGGATCGACCTTCACGCCGAAGCGGCGCTCATAATAGGCCGCCTGCGCGCGGCGCAGCCCCGGAATGCCCTTGGAGGCCGAATAGCGATCGGTGCGCGGCCGGCCAATGGTGTCCTTCAGCTTCTCGACCACATGGGCCGGAGCGTCGAGGTCGGGATTGCCCATGCCGAGGTCCACGATGTCGGCCCCGGCGTTGCGAGCGGCCGCCTTGACGCGGTTGACTTGCTCGAAAACGTAAGGTGGCAGCCGGCGGATGCGGTGGAAGTCAGTCATGGGTCCCTTGCTCCAGGCCTTCCCGATCAAATAGCGGGAGGCGATCGGGCGCTTCATATCACCGAATGCGCGCGCCCGCATCGCGGTGCTTCGCAGGCTAAATTGGCGGAAGAATGATGCGCGTGAGGCGGCGCGCCATTTTCGTTTATTGCGCGCGCCGATTTACCGCGCCTACTGCGCCTGCTCGATATCCTGACGCATCTTGGTCTCGCGGCTCTTCGCCAGTCCTTCGAGATCGGACTGCATCTTCGCCTTCTCGGTGTCGTTCAGCACCGGACGGGTGCCCGCCGTCGTCGGCGTCGCGAAGCTCGGGAACGGCAGGTCCTGCCGCACCGGGGAATGGGGTGCCTGATGCGAGGCGGTGCCCGATGCAGCGGCAGCATTGGTGGCGACACCTGTCGTCGTGCCACCCGGGGCAGCAGCACCAGCGGCCTGCGACGCCGCCGGTGCGTGTGTCGCCTCGTTCGTCGCCGTGCCGTGAGCGGAAGGCGCCGGCTCCGCGGGCGTGGCGGTCGCGGTCGTCTCGGGATCCGGGCTGGTGATGAACGGCAGCGGCGCATCGGCGCCAGCACAGCCCGCGAGCAGAAACGCAAGCGCACCGAACAGGGCCGGCTTGCCGACGCGCCGACGCAGCTGCCGCGTTGTTACGCTGTCGCTCAAGCGAGACGTACTCCTGCTACCAAACGCCCCGCAGCGAACGCTCTCGCGGGAGCCGCCGGGCCTGTCTATGATGGCGACATATGAACACGAGTGCCCGCGGGAGCAAGCGGTGAGTAAACGCAACGCCTTGGGGACGCCTCCGGACGAATCGGCCGCTCCCGATGCGCCGAACGCGGCCTCCGGGATCGATCTGGAAGCCTTTGCCGGCAACCTCGCCCGCCTCGTCGAAGAGGGCGGACGGGCCATGGCAGCCTATCTGCGTCCGCGCGAGGACGGCCGTATCAAGGACGACGTCGCCGAGGACATCGCCGAGGTGATGAAGACACTCGGGCAGGTCGCGGAATACTGGCTCTCCGACCCGCGGCGCACGGTCGAGGCGCAGTCGCGGCTGTTCGGCGGCTATCTCTCGCTGTGGTCGTCGACGCTGAAGCGGCTCGGCGGCGAGGAGACCGATCCGGTGGCGGCGCCGAGCGTGCGCGATGCGCGCTTCGCCGATCCCGCCTGGAGCAGCAATCCGTTCTTCGACGCGCTCAAGCAGACCTATCTGCTCACCTCGAACTGGGCCGAGGGCCTGGTCAAGGAAGCCGAGATCGACGAGCACACCAAGCACAAGGCGGATTTCTACGTCCGCCAGATCGCCGGCGCGGTGTCGCCCTCGAACTTCGTCCTGACCAATCCGGAGCTGCTGCGCACCACCCTCGAATCCAATGGCGAGAACCTGGTGCGCGGCATGAAGATGCTGGCGGAGGATATCGAGGCCGGCGGCGGCGATCTGAGGATCCGCCAGTCCGACGATTCCAAGTTCAAGGTCGGCGAGAACCTCGCCACCACGCCGGGCAAGGTGATCTTCCAGAACGAGCTGATGCAACTCATCCAGTATGCGCCGAGCACCGAGACGGTGCTGCGCATCCCGGTGGTGATCATCCCGCCCTGGATCAACAAGTTCTACATATTGGACCTCAATCCGGAGAAGTCGTTCATCCGCTGGGCGGTGGCGCAGGGCCTCACCGTGTTCGTGGTCTCCTGGGTCAATCCCGGTCCGGAGCTCGGCGGCAAGGGCTTCGCCGACTACATGCAGGACGGCGTGCTGAAGGCGATCGAGGTCGCCAGGCAGGCCGCGCACACCCGCGAGGTGCATGCGGTCGGCTACTGCGTCGGCGGCACCATGCTCGCCATCACGCTGGCCTGGCTGGCGGCGATGCGCCGCAAGGTGGGCATACGCTCCGCCAGCTTCCTCACCACCCAGGTCGATTTCTCCCAGGCCGGCGACCTCAAGGTGTTCATCGACGAGGAGCAGATCGCTAACCTCGAGCGCAAGATGCTCGAGACCGGGGTGATGGAAGGCCGCAAGATGGCCAATGCCTTCAACATGCTCAGGGCCAATGACCTGATCTGGCCCTATGTCGTGAACAATTACCTGAAGGGCCAGGCGCCCTTCCCGTTCGACATGCTGTACTGGAATTCGGATTCGACGCGGCTGCCGGCGGCGAACCATTCCTTCTATCTGCGCAATTGCTATCTCGACAATCGCCTCGCCACCGGCGAGCTGGAACTGGCCGGGCGCAAGCTCGACCTCTCGCAGATCTCGCTGCCGACCTATTGCCTCGCCACCCGCGAGGACCACATCGCTCCCGCGGCATCAGTGTTCCTCGGCATGCAGCTGTTCGGCAACGCCACGCGTTTCGTGCTGGCGGGATCCGGGCACATTGCCGGCGTCATCAACCCGCCGGCGCGCGCCAAGTACCAGTATTGGACCGGCGGGGCGCCGAAGGGGACGGTGGAGAGCTGGATCGGCAAGGCGGAGATGCATGCCGGCTCGTGGTGGCCGGACTGGTTCGCCTGGATCCAGCAGCAGGACAGCCACGAAGTGCCGGCGCGCGAGCCCGGCGGCGGCCGCCTCGCCCCGATCGAGGACGCGCCGGGCAGCTATGTGAAGGTGCGGGGCTGAAGCGTTGTGCCGCGTGAGCATCCTTCGAGGCTCGCTGTCGCTCGCACCTCAGGATGAGGTTGCTCTAATAAGAGCGACCTCATCCTGAGGCGCCCGCCTTGGCGGGCCTCGAAGGATGCCCAAGGCGGGCCACTTCAAACCAGCGCCAAGCCTTCACAAGCCGTTAGTCACTTTGGTTGACGACGCACTTGATATGGTTGCCTCAGGATACCGTCATTGAGACTATGTGTGTGCGTGCAATTCTCGCCACGCCGCCTGTCTGTCCTAATGGAGCCCCCAATGTTCAAGCTTGGCGCTGCCCTGTGCGCAAGCGTCGCCCTCGCCGCGTTCACCGCGCCGGCTCAAGCGGTGCCCGCCCGCATTGATCTTCCCTCACTGACCATCAATGTCGCCGAAGGCTGCGGCCCCGGCGCCTGGCGTGGCCCGTGGGGCCATTGCCGCACCACGCCCTATTACGGCCCGCTGCCGAACGGCTACTATCAGGAGCCCCCGTCGGGCACCGGCCCCTGCCCGCCCGGCTACTGGCGCGGCCCCTGGGGCCATTGCCGCAACACGCCCTATCACGGCCCGCTGCCGGGCGGCGGCTTCCAGCCCTGATACGAGATCGGCCCCTCGCGGGGCCGATTTTTCGTTTTGACGCTCTGTTCGACCATCCTTCGAGGCTCGCTGCGCTCGCACCTCAGGATGACGTGGTTCATTAAAATGCGACGTCATCCTGAGGTGCCGGCCGACGGCCGGCCTCGAAGGATGTTGAGCCGAGCGCCTCACGGGAACAGCGCGATCTGCTCCAGGCCGAGCGTCTCGGGATAGCCGAGCACCAGGTTCATGTTCTGCACCGCCTGGCCGGAGGCGCCCTTCACCAGATTGTCGGTCGCCGAGATGATGATGACGCGATCCGGCTGGCGATCCGGCACCACGCCGATGAACGCCATGTTCGAGCCTTTCACGAAGCGCGACTGCGGTACCTGGCCGGCCGGCAGCACGTGGACGAACGGCTCGGCCTTGTAGAAATCCGCCAGCACCCGGTGCACGCCGGCGGCGCCGACACCCGGCGCGGTCTTCACATAGATGGTGGCGTAGATGCCGCGGTTCATCGGCACCAGATGCGGCGTGAAGCTCGGCACGATGCTGCGGCCGGCGGCCTTAGAATATTCCTGGTCGAGCTCGCCCATGTGCCGGTGATTGCCGACGCCATAGGCGTGCATGCCATCGGTCACCTCGGAGAAGAGCAGCGACTCCTTGGCCGAGCGGCCGGCGCCGGTGACGCCGCTCTTGGCGTCGATGACGATGTTCTCCGGCTCGATGGCGCCGGCCTCGATCAGCGGGACAACGGGGAGGATCGCCGTCGTGGTGTAGCAGCCAGGATTGGCGACGAGGCGCGCCTTCTTGATGTCGGAGCGATACAGCTCGACGAGGCCGTAGACCGCCTCCTGCTGCAATTCGAGCGCCTGGTGCGGATGCCCGTACCATTGCTCATAGGCGCCGGGATCGCGCAGCCGGAAATCGGCCGACAGGTCCACGATCTTGATGTGCGGCGCCAGTTCGAAGGAACGCTTGATCACCTGCTGCGTGGTGCCGTGCGGCAGCGCGCAGAAAGCGAGATCGATGCCGGACCAGTCAAGCTCGTCGATGGTGACGAGCTTCGGCAGGTCGAACGGCGCGAATTGCGGGAACACGTCAGCCATCGCCTGGCCGGCCTTGCGGTCGGCGGTCAGCGCGACGATGGCGGCTCGCGGATGGCGCAGCAACAGGCGCAGCAGTTCCGAGCCCGTATAGCCCGAAGCCCCGAGTATCGCGATCCGCGCCTTGGCGTCCGACATGTCCTTCTCCCGCCTGCGTGAAAAAGCGGCCGCAGAGAGTGGCTGCGGCCGCGGAACTGCGCAAATGGCCGCGTCGCGGCGGCTTTGCAAGCGCGCGGGTCTACACCCAACGCATGGCAGACGGAAGACGACTTCTGTGGACGCATGGACAATCTGCCGCTGCGGCATCTTGTAGTAAACGTTTCAACAGCAAATATTGAATGCAATCGCGGTGCGGGCCGCTCGGCAACGAATCAGGAGCGACACCGTCATGCTTTTCCCTTTTGCCCTCTTCAATCTGGGGCTGGATATGGCTCGCCTCGCCGGCGAAGCCCAGTCGGTGATCGCGCTGCGTCTGGCGCGAATCTCGGTCGGCGATGCCGACGCCGGCACGGAAATAATGCGCATGGTGACGGAAAAGGCGCTCGCCGCCGGTGAAGTCGGCATGCATCTCGCCTCCGCGGCAGCAACCGGCCGGCTCGAGCATGCGGCGCACGACGTGGTGGTGCTGTATCGCCGCCGGGTACGCGCCAATCGCCGCCGGCTGTCACGCTGAAATCCCTGTTCACGATTGGTTCTGATTTGAGGTTCCGGTTTGCGTTGCACGCTGGCATAGTGCATGCGGGTTTCGAATCGACCGCATGACCGGAAAGCGCTGATCCCTGATGGCCAAGCCGAACGACCTGTTCGCCGCGATTCCCGAGCCGGAACCGCGGCGCCCGGCGCGCGAGCCGCGCCCCGCCGCGCCGCCCGCCGAAGCTGCCTATACCGCGGCCCATATCGAAGTGCTGGAAGGGCTCGAGCCGGTGCGGCGCCGGCCGGGCATGTATATCGGCGGCACCGACGAGAAGGCGATGCATCACCTCTTCGCCGAGGTGATCGATAATTCGATGGACGAGGCGGTGGCCGGCCATGCCACCTTCATCGATGTGGAGATGACCGCCGACGGCTTCATCACCGTCACCGACAATGGCCGCGGCATCCCGGTGGAGAACCACCCGAAATTCCCCGGCAAGTCGACGCTCGAAGTGATCCTCACCGTGCTGCATGCCGGCGGCAAGTTCGACAGCAAGGTCTATGAGACCTCCGGCGGCCTGCATGGCGTCGGCGCATCGGTGGTGAACGCGCTCTCCGACGTGTTGGAGGTCGAGGTCGCGCGCAACCAGGTACTCTACAAGCAGAGCTATTCGCGCGGCATCCCGCAGGGCAAGGTGCAGGAGGTCGGCCGGGTGCAGAACCGGCGCGGCACCCGCGTGCGCTTCCGGCCCGATCCGCAGATCTTCGGCGAGGGCGCGCGCTTCAAGCCGGCCCGCGTGTTCCGCATGTCGCGCTCCAAGGCGTATCTGTTCGGCGGCGTCGAGGTGCGCTGGAGCTGTGACGCCGAGCTCGTCGCCGGGACCGATGTCCCGGAAAAGGCGACGTTCCGCTTTCCGGGAGGCCTGCGCGACTATCTCGCCGGCGACATCGAGGGCCAGACCCGCGTTCATCCCGACATCTTCGCCGGCAAGATAACCAAGCCCGGCGGGCACGGTTCGGTGGAATGGGCGGTGGCGTGGCTCGGCGATGCCGATGGCGGCGTCTCCTCCTATTGCAACACCATCCCGACCATCGAGGGCGGCACCCACGAAACCGGGTTCCGCGTGGCACTGCTGCGCGGCCTGCGCGACCATGCCGAGCGCACCGGCAATGCCAAGCGGGCGGCAAGCATCACCACCGACGACGTGATGGTGGGCTGCGCGGCGATGCTCTCGGTGTTCATCCGCGAGCCGGAATTCCAGGGCCAGACCAAGGAGAAGCTCGCCACCTCCGAGGCGACGCGCATCGTCGAGACCGCGATCCGCGATCCGTTCGACCATTGGCTCGGCGGCAATCCGGTTCAGGCCAGCAAACTGCTCGACTGGGTGGTGGAGCGCGCCGAGGAGCGGCTGCGGCGCCGGCAGGAGAAGGAGATCTCCCGCAAGACCGCGGTTCGCAAGCTCCGTTTGCCGGGCAAGCTCGCAGACTGCTCGAACAATTCGGCGGCCGGCTCCGAGATCTTCATCGTCGAGGGCGATTCGGCCGGCGGCTCCGCCAAGCAGGCGCGCGAGCGCCAGACCCAGGCGGTGCTGCCGCTGCGCGGCAAGATCCTCAACGTCGCGAGCGCCGGCAAGGATAAGCTGGCGCAGAACCAGCAGCTCTCCGACCTGATGCAGGCGCTCGGCTGCGGCACCGGCACGCAGTATCGCGACCAGGACCTGCGCTATGAGCGGGTCATCATCATGACCGACGCCGATGTCGACGGCGCGCACATCGCCTCGCTGCTCGTCACCTTCTTCTTCCGGCAGACGCCGAAGCTGATCGAAAACGGGCATCTGTTCCTCGCCGTGCCGCCGCTCTATCGCATCACGCAAGGCACCAAGACGCTCTATGCGCGCGACGAGCCGCACCGCGACGCTCTGCTGAAGAGCGAGTTCAGCGGGCGCGGCAAGGTGGAGATCGGCCGCTTCAAGGGCCTCGGCGAGATGATGCCGGCGCAGCTCAAGGAAACCACGATGAGCCCGAAGACGCGCCTGCTGCTGCGCGTCACTGTCGGCGACGCCGAGCAGGTCGCCACCGCCGACACGGTGGAGCGGCTGATGGGCAACAAGCCGGAAAGCCGGTTCGCCTTCATCTCCGAGCGCGCGGCGTTCGCAGGCGAAGAATTGCTGGATATCTGACGTCTCCTTCGCGGCGTTACATGGCCCTCACGCCGTCATCCCCGGCCTCGTGCCGGGGATCTCGATTCCTGACAGCACGTCAGTCACACAGATGGCCGGTCCAAGCCCGGCCATGACGGTGTTATGCTGTGCCAAAAGCACAGGGAGGCGCTCCATGCTCGACCATGTCGGTTTTGCCGTTTCGGATTTCGACCGTTCGAAGGCCTTCTATCTCAACGCCTTGAAGCCGCTCGGCATGTCCCTGGTCATGGAGGTCACGGCCGAGCAGACCGGCAATGGCGCGGCGGCGGGCTTCGGCTCGGACGGCAAGCCGTATTTCTGGATCGGCGAGGAGGACGCGGTCGGAAGCCATGTGCATGTGGCGCTTGCCTCGCCCGACCGCCGTTCGGTCGACGCCTTCTATGAGGCAGCGATGGCGGCGGGCGCCCGCGACAATGGCGCGCCGGGACTGCGCCCGCATTACCACCCGGATTATTACGGCGCCTTCGTGCTCGATCCCGACGGCCACAATATCGAGGCGGTCTGCCACAAGCCCGAGTGAGCTTGCTCGTCGAGCAGGTCCTGATCGCAAAAGTCGTTCAACTTTTGCGGGACATGCTCAGCGCCGATCGAACGCGATCCGTGCGGCAAGGCCGAGAAAGACGAAGCCGGTCAGCATCTGGAAGGCACGCGCCGCGCGGCGGCTCGCCGCCAGCCAGCGGCCGATGCTGCCGGCAAAGCCGCCCACCGCCAGATTGACCAGCGTGCCGCCGACATTGAAGACGGTGCCCAGCAGCAGGAATTGCAGGAAGGTCGAGCCGCGCGCCGGATCGACGAATTGCGGCAGGAAAGCCAGCACGAACACCGCGATCTTGGGATTGAGCAGGCTCACCACCACGGCATCGCGCCCGGCTTTCCACGCGCTGCCGCGCGCCCCTTGCGGCGCCGTGAGCACGACCGGCCGGCGGAACGCCTGGATCGCCAGCCACACCAGATAGAAGACGCCACCCCAGCGTATCGCCTCGAACGCGCCCGGGTGCGCGACGAGCAGCGATGCCAGCCCGATCCCCGCGGCCAGAGTGTAGATGAAGCCGCCGGTGGCGATGCCGAGACTCGCCGCCATCCCCGCCCTCGGGCCCGACTTCATGCCTTGGCCGAGGCAGAACAGCATGTCGTTGCCCGGCGTGAGGTTCAGCGCGAGGGCGGCGGGGATGAAGATGAGGAGGGTGTCGAGGGGGATCATGAGCTAGCTTGGCTTCAGGTCGGCTGTGGCTTTGCTTGAGCATCCTTCGAGGCCCGGCTTTGCCGGACACCTCAGGATGAGGTCGTTCTTTTAAAGCAACCTCATCCTGAGGCGCGAGCGCAGCGAGCCTCGAAGGATGCTCAAGCAGGACACCCTCAAAACCTCTCCGACTCGCGATCGATCGCCACGATCTCCATGGTCCCCGCCGGCAGCGCGACCTCCTCGCCGACCGTCTTGCCCAGCAGGGTGCGGGCGACCGGGGCGCTCCAGGCGATGCGGCCGGCCTTGGGATCGGCCTCGTCCTCGCCGACGATGCGCCAGGTGCGCTGTTCGTCATCCTCGTCGACCAGCGTCACCGCCATGCCGACGGTGACGGTATCGCCCTCGGCCGGCGGATCGACCGGCTCGGCATTGGCACGGCGGGCGGTCCAGTAGCGCAGGTCGCGCGAGGCGCGGGCGACGCCGTCGCGATCCCCCTGCCCGCCGGCAGTGGCGAGTTCCTCGCGCAAGCGCTCGATCTCGGCCTCGATCAGAGCGAGGCCGCGACGGGTGACGAGGTTGCGATTCGGGCTGATCGGGCGCTCGGGGAGCACCTCGGCGCCGGAATCCTCCTTCACGAAGGCACGGCTCATGTTCGGAAGACCTTGACAGCGGCGAAATGCGTTGACTTTGCGGGGTTTGTCCCTATGTTGCGTTGCGTCGTCACACCGTTCCGATTGATGCGCTCCGCGCTTAGACGATGCAAGCCGTCCCCGGATACGGCTCGGGGAATGCCGGTGAGCGGTGCGCTGCCGCAGAATAGACCCTCTATGCCTTTTAACGAACTGGGCCTGAGCGACAAGGTGCTCTCGGCCGTCACCGACGCCGGGTATACCGAGCC harbors:
- the parE gene encoding DNA topoisomerase IV subunit B; translated protein: MAKPNDLFAAIPEPEPRRPAREPRPAAPPAEAAYTAAHIEVLEGLEPVRRRPGMYIGGTDEKAMHHLFAEVIDNSMDEAVAGHATFIDVEMTADGFITVTDNGRGIPVENHPKFPGKSTLEVILTVLHAGGKFDSKVYETSGGLHGVGASVVNALSDVLEVEVARNQVLYKQSYSRGIPQGKVQEVGRVQNRRGTRVRFRPDPQIFGEGARFKPARVFRMSRSKAYLFGGVEVRWSCDAELVAGTDVPEKATFRFPGGLRDYLAGDIEGQTRVHPDIFAGKITKPGGHGSVEWAVAWLGDADGGVSSYCNTIPTIEGGTHETGFRVALLRGLRDHAERTGNAKRAASITTDDVMVGCAAMLSVFIREPEFQGQTKEKLATSEATRIVETAIRDPFDHWLGGNPVQASKLLDWVVERAEERLRRRQEKEISRKTAVRKLRLPGKLADCSNNSAAGSEIFIVEGDSAGGSAKQARERQTQAVLPLRGKILNVASAGKDKLAQNQQLSDLMQALGCGTGTQYRDQDLRYERVIIMTDADVDGAHIASLLVTFFFRQTPKLIENGHLFLAVPPLYRITQGTKTLYARDEPHRDALLKSEFSGRGKVEIGRFKGLGEMMPAQLKETTMSPKTRLLLRVTVGDAEQVATADTVERLMGNKPESRFAFISERAAFAGEELLDI
- a CDS encoding LysE family translocator, yielding MIPLDTLLIFIPAALALNLTPGNDMLFCLGQGMKSGPRAGMAASLGIATGGFIYTLAAGIGLASLLVAHPGAFEAIRWGGVFYLVWLAIQAFRRPVVLTAPQGARGSAWKAGRDAVVVSLLNPKIAVFVLAFLPQFVDPARGSTFLQFLLLGTVFNVGGTLVNLAVGGFAGSIGRWLAASRRAARAFQMLTGFVFLGLAARIAFDRR
- a CDS encoding VOC family protein, giving the protein MLDHVGFAVSDFDRSKAFYLNALKPLGMSLVMEVTAEQTGNGAAAGFGSDGKPYFWIGEEDAVGSHVHVALASPDRRSVDAFYEAAMAAGARDNGAPGLRPHYHPDYYGAFVLDPDGHNIEAVCHKPE
- a CDS encoding LL-diaminopimelate aminotransferase, which encodes MTDFHRIRRLPPYVFEQVNRVKAAARNAGADIVDLGMGNPDLDAPAHVVEKLKDTIGRPRTDRYSASKGIPGLRRAQAAYYERRFGVKVDPERQVVATLGSKEGFANMAQAITAPGDVILVPNPSYPIHAFGFLMAGAAIRSVPCEPGPDFFHALERAVAHSIPSPLALVLCYPSNPTACVADLDFYRDVVAFAKKHDLIVLSDLAYSEVYFDDNPPPSVLQVPGAMDVTVEFTSMSKTFSMAGWRMGFAVGNERLIAALARVKSYLDYGAYTPIQVAATAALNGPQDCIAEMREVYKKRRDALVDSFGRAGWEIPSPNASMFAWAPIPEKFRSLGSLEFSKLLIEKADVAVAPGVGFGEHGDDYVRIALVENEQRIRQAARNVRRFLESGAETLHNVVPLAAAR
- the argC gene encoding N-acetyl-gamma-glutamyl-phosphate reductase, yielding MSDAKARIAILGASGYTGSELLRLLLRHPRAAIVALTADRKAGQAMADVFPQFAPFDLPKLVTIDELDWSGIDLAFCALPHGTTQQVIKRSFELAPHIKIVDLSADFRLRDPGAYEQWYGHPHQALELQQEAVYGLVELYRSDIKKARLVANPGCYTTTAILPVVPLIEAGAIEPENIVIDAKSGVTGAGRSAKESLLFSEVTDGMHAYGVGNHRHMGELDQEYSKAAGRSIVPSFTPHLVPMNRGIYATIYVKTAPGVGAAGVHRVLADFYKAEPFVHVLPAGQVPQSRFVKGSNMAFIGVVPDRQPDRVIIISATDNLVKGASGQAVQNMNLVLGYPETLGLEQIALFP
- a CDS encoding GreA/GreB family elongation factor; protein product: MSRAFVKEDSGAEVLPERPISPNRNLVTRRGLALIEAEIERLREELATAGGQGDRDGVARASRDLRYWTARRANAEPVDPPAEGDTVTVGMAVTLVDEDDEQRTWRIVGEDEADPKAGRIAWSAPVARTLLGKTVGEEVALPAGTMEIVAIDRESERF
- the phaC gene encoding class I poly(R)-hydroxyalkanoic acid synthase codes for the protein MDLEAFAGNLARLVEEGGRAMAAYLRPREDGRIKDDVAEDIAEVMKTLGQVAEYWLSDPRRTVEAQSRLFGGYLSLWSSTLKRLGGEETDPVAAPSVRDARFADPAWSSNPFFDALKQTYLLTSNWAEGLVKEAEIDEHTKHKADFYVRQIAGAVSPSNFVLTNPELLRTTLESNGENLVRGMKMLAEDIEAGGGDLRIRQSDDSKFKVGENLATTPGKVIFQNELMQLIQYAPSTETVLRIPVVIIPPWINKFYILDLNPEKSFIRWAVAQGLTVFVVSWVNPGPELGGKGFADYMQDGVLKAIEVARQAAHTREVHAVGYCVGGTMLAITLAWLAAMRRKVGIRSASFLTTQVDFSQAGDLKVFIDEEQIANLERKMLETGVMEGRKMANAFNMLRANDLIWPYVVNNYLKGQAPFPFDMLYWNSDSTRLPAANHSFYLRNCYLDNRLATGELELAGRKLDLSQISLPTYCLATREDHIAPAASVFLGMQLFGNATRFVLAGSGHIAGVINPPARAKYQYWTGGAPKGTVESWIGKAEMHAGSWWPDWFAWIQQQDSHEVPAREPGGGRLAPIEDAPGSYVKVRG